Proteins found in one Anopheles aquasalis chromosome 3, idAnoAquaMG_Q_19, whole genome shotgun sequence genomic segment:
- the LOC126577744 gene encoding uncharacterized protein LOC126577744: MKKDMNIDRCNNYKLEQCCSCHTRKVKTTITTTTTTTTVRMTDDGYEEGGGCIASIGALPETSTAGHLSYATTTIMAHNGLSPSVSISCPSTPPTAQYETVSPSQRTPANRSSCDIEEDVFKSVSTSNDIERLVTILTPPVTPHASKDGEQLTHHVISAHVQFDNAPNAHPDPTNALRFPEIYKQNSPKIILCNDGRSAVETATGIRKDDGIVVDVLVAEKVNCLNTTSRSPSQASMVSLSSSSSSLAASAAATVLSSPNSPSSSLANSSPPLSESATVAMLTFAHNRRKGSYRKRKKRRDRHRK; the protein is encoded by the exons ATGAAGAAAGACATGAACATAG ATCGTTGTAACAATTATAAACTCGAACAATGTTGTAGTTGCCATACCAGAAAAGTAAAGACgacaatcaccaccacaaccacgaccACAACCGTAAGAATGACCGATGATGGCTACGAGGAAGGCGGCGGTTGCATCGCCAGCATTGGTGCACTGCCGGAGACAAGCACCGCCGGTCATCTTTCTTACGCCACAACGACCATAATGGCACACAATGGTCTTTCGCCATCTGTCTCGATCTCATGCCCATCTACGCCTCCGACGGCCCAATACGAGACTGTGTCACCGTCGCAACGAACCCCAGCTAATAGATCATCGTGCGATATTGAAGAGGATGTTTTTAAATCCGTATCGACTAGTAACGATATTGAACGATTGGTTACAATATTAACGCCACCGGTGACACCACATGCATCAAAAGATGGGGAGCAACTCACTCATCATGTTATCAGCGCACACGTACAATTCGACAATGCTCCTAATGCCCATCCTGACCCTACAAACGCTTTGCGGTTTCCCGAAATATACAAGCAAAACTCACCAAAGATCATCCTGTGTAACGATGGCCGATCTGCAGTGGAAACAGCAACCGGCATTCGGAAGGATGATGGAATCGTAGTGGATGTGCTCGTAGCGGAGAAGGTCAACTGTTTAAATACAACATCGCGCTCTCCGTCGCAGGCATCGATGGTCtcattatcgtcatcatcatcatcattagcagcttcagcagcagcaaccgttttGTCATCTCCAaattcaccatcatcatcattagccaACAGTTCTCCTCCTCTATCGGAGTCGGCTACTGTAGCAATGCTCACATTTGCTCATAATCGACGCAAAGGCAGCTATCGGAAACGCAAGAAGCGTCGTGATCGTCATCGAAAATAA
- the LOC126577743 gene encoding acetyl-CoA acetyltransferase, mitochondrial has translation MVFKLAQIVQQQRRAFSSAGKWKDVVIVAATRTPIGSFQSSLAPLSASQLGAIAVESAVKQAGIAKEDVQEVYIGNVNAAGLGQAPARQAVIFAGLPKSTICTTVNKVCSSGMKSVMLGAQTLMLGQQEVIIAGGMESMSNVPYYLKRGSTPYGGVNLIDGIVFDGLTDVYNKFHMGNCAENTAKQMGITRKDQDEFAINSYKRSAAAWGAKVFDAEITPVRIAGKRGKPDTIIAEDEEYKRVNFDKFGQLATVFQRENGTVTAGNASTLNDGASAVVLMTAEAAERLKCKPLARIVGFADAETDPIDFPIAPALAIPKLLQQTGVRKEDVALWEINEAFSLVVVANQRKLDIDPEKVNVHGGAVSIGHPIGMSGARLVTHLSHVLKPGQIGCASICNGGGGASSILIEKL, from the exons atggtttttaagCTTGCACAG atcgttcagcagcagcgccgtgCTTTTTCGTCTGCCGGCAAGTGGAAAGATGTGGTGATCGTGGCCGCGACCCGCACACCAATCGGAAGCTTCCAGAGTAGCTTGGCCCCACTGTCGGCCTCGCAGCTCGGAGCGATCGCAGTGGAATCCGCCGTCAAGCAGGCCGGAATCGCGAAGGAAGACGTGCAGGAGGTGTACATCGGCAACGTGAATGCGGCCGGACTGGGACAAGCACCGGCACGCCAAGCCGTCATCTTTGCCGGTCTGCCCAAATCGACGATCTGCACCACCGTCAACAAGGTTTGCTCTTCGGGCATGAAGAGTGTGATGCTGGGGGCGCAAACGCTGATGCTCGGACAGCAGGAGGTGATCATAGCCGGAGGCATGGAATCGATGTCGAATGTGCCGTATTATCTGAAGCGCGGCAGCACACCGTACGGTGGCGTGAACCTGATCGATGGCATCGTGTTCGACGGGCTGACCGATGTGTACAATAAGTTCCACATGGGCAACTGTGCGGAGAACACGGCCAAGCAGATGGGTATTACGCGTAAGGATCAGGATGAGTTCGCGATCAACAGCTACAAGCGCAGTGCGGCCGCCTGGGGTGCGAAGGTATTCGACGCGGAGATTACACCGGTGCGGATCGCGGGCAAGCGCGGCAAACCGGACACGATCATTGCCGAGGACGAGGAATACAAGCGCGTCAACTTTGACAAGTTCGGCCAGCTGGCGACGGTGTTCCAGCGCGAAAATGGTACGGTGACGGCCGGTAACGCATCGACGCTGAACGATGGTGCGTCGGCCGTTGTGCTGATGACGGCTGAGGCCGCCGAAAGATTGAAGTGTAAGCCGCTCGCACGGATCGTTGGGTTCGCCGATGCGGAGACGGATCCGATCGACTTCCCGATCGCTCCGGCACTGGCCATCccgaagctgctgcagcaaaccgGTGTCCGCAAGGAGGATGTGGCGCTCTGGGAGATAAACGAGGCGTTCtcgttggtcgtcgtcgcgaacCAACGTAAGCTCGACATCGATCCGGAGAAGGTGAACGTGCATGGTGGTGCCGTATCCATCGGTCATCCGATCGGCATGTCCGGCGCTCGCTTGGTGACGCACCTTTCGCACGTACTCAAACCGGGCCAGATCGGTTGCGCCTCGATTTgcaacggcggtggcggtgcttcATCCATCCTGATCGAAAAGCTGTAA
- the LOC126577745 gene encoding glutaredoxin-like protein C5orf63 homolog: MLTLYTHDHCSLCDELVEQLEAQFAGRYRLEKVDITRKENVKYLRLYRLDIPVLFLNGQFLCMHRLNVDLLDRRLKELERTKQ; this comes from the coding sequence ATGCTGACACTCTACACCCATGATCACTGTTCACTGTGCGATGAACTTGTGGAGCAACTGGAGGCACAATTCGCCGGCCGGTATCGTCTGGAGAAGGTCGACATAACCAgaaaggaaaatgtgaaatatCTGCGCCTCTACCGGTTGGACATTCCGGTGCTCTTTCTCAACGGACAGTTTCTCTGTATGCATCGGTTAAACGTGGACTTGCTGGACCGGCGGCTGAAGGAATTGGAGCGCACCAAGCAGTGA
- the LOC126577741 gene encoding malonate--CoA ligase ACSF3, mitochondrial — protein MIKFARARRCLVDVATGFVVPGNMVKSSQRTAATMRLISPASTTGVCRSSGHCSYSTQADNRKPATKDFDDGDRPPSDPEAVHADLLKRLSKLYDQELSQNLIVPPFKRALLYGQKAAVRDQAGDFTFIQLYEAAKRLALQISHHCGSASQSRVAFLCPNNITYVITQWACWFSGQIAVPLNPKYPADLLEYYVKDSDASLLISTAEFLASAEPLATKLQKPLLLASHELLTGFPVTNGNGGGQSVPSDQQQPSALDTDMSYLDPRRENLVQLNDTLVVESALNGEFYRDANAMILYTSGTTGKPKGVVLSYANLDAQLSALTHAWQVTSADSILHALPLNHVHGTINALNLPLATGAKCVMLPKFDSSSVWSYLLNVNMTTKERVNVFMGVPTMYGLLIREYDSVFGRNARMCDYVKTHCKNKIRLMISGSAPLPGTIFDRWQEITGHRLLERYGMTEIGMAISNPYLQDTEQRSRRQGCVGMPLPGVSVRIVEPDSGHKLTLEGKENEGIWRTSDASKDPPQALPTETIAGQLHVKGRSVFREYWKRPAETAAEFDEDGWFRTGDTASYENGTIRILGRTSVDIIKSGGFKLSALEIETALHEHPDTSDVAVLGVPDETWGQRVVAVISLRPDVAPETFSIPKLLVWLEQKLPKQAIPKEVRLVEEVPRNAMGKINKKELTAKLYSSETTPQPNPSVTSTGDKGGTA, from the exons ATGATAAAGTTTGCCCGAGCCAGGCGTTGCCTGGTGGACGTGGCCACCGGGTTTGTGGTGCCGGGGAATATGGTGAAATCTTCGCAGCGGACAGCGGCCACGATGAGACTAATCTCGCCAGCTAGCACCACCGGAGTCTGCCGTTCTTCCGGACACTGCAGCTACTCCACACAGGCCGACAACCGGAAGCCGGCTACCAAGGATTTTGACGACGGTGATCGACCCCCCTCGGACCCGGAAGCGGTTCATGCGGATCTTCTGAAGCGCCTCTCGAAACTGTACGACCAGGAACTGAGCCAGAATCTGATTGTGCCGCCGTTCAAGCGAGCGCTCCTCTACGGCCAAAAGGCGGCCGTACGCGATCAGGCCGGTGATTTCACCTTCATCCAGCTCTACGAAGCCGCCAAACGACTGGCCTTGCAGATATCGCATCACTGCG GCAGTGCTTCCCAATCGCGAGTGGCTTTCCTGTGTCCAAATAACATTACCTACGTAATCACACAATGGGCTTGCTGGTTCTCCGGACAAATCG cGGTCCCGTTGAACCCTAAATATCCAGCTGATTTGCTGGAGTATTACGTTAAAGATTCGGATGCTTCCTTATTGATCAGCACGGCGGAATTTCTGGCTTCCGCTGAACCATTGGCAACTAAACTGCAGAAACCGCTACTGCTGGCTAGCCACGAGCTGTTGACTGGCTTTCCTGTTACAAACGGCAATGGAGGTGGACAATCGGTGCCgtccgatcagcagcaaccttcAGCCTTGGACACCGATATGTCGTATCTCGATCCGCGGCGTGAAAATCTTGTTCAGCTCAACGATACGCTCGTCGTGGAGAGTGCACTGAATGGCGAGTTCTATCGTGATGCGAACGCAATGATCCTGTACACCTCCGGTACGACGGGTAAACCGAAGGGGGTCGTGCTGAGCTACGCTAATCTGGACGCCCAGCTGTCCGCCCTGACGCACGCGTGGCAGGTCACTTCGGCGGATTCGATTCTACACGCGCTACCCTTGAACCACGTGCATGGTACGATCAACGCACTCAACCTTCCACTGGCTACCGGTGCCAAATGTGTGATGCTGCCAAAgttcgacagcagcagcgtctggAGCTATCTGCTGAACGTGAACATGACGACGAAGGAGCGCGTTAACGTATTCATGGGCGTACCGACGATGTACGGACTGTTGATACGCGAGTACGATAGCGTGTTTGGGCGCAACGCGCGAATGTGTGACTACGTGAAGACGCActgcaagaacaagattcgtcTAATGATCTCCGGTTCAGCGCCACTGCCGGGCACGATATTCGATCGCTGGCAAGAAATCACCGGTCACCGGCTGTTGGAGCGCTACGGTATGACGGAGATCGGTATGGCCATTTCCAATCCCTACCTGCAGGATACGGAGCAACGTAGCCGCCGGCAGGGTTGCGTCGGAATGCCTCTGCCGGGAGTCAGCGTGCGCATCGTGGAACCGGACAGTGGCCACAAACTGACGCtcgagggaaaagaaaatgaaggcaTTTGGCGAACCAGCGATGCGAGCAAGGATCCGCCCCAGGCGCTTCCGACCGAGACGATTGCTGGCCAGCTGCACGTTAAGGGGCGCTCCGTATTTCGAGAGTACTGGAAGAGGCCAGCGGAGACGGCCGCCGAGTTTGATGAGGACGGATGGTTCCGTACCGGTGACACGGCAAGTTACGAAAACGGTACAATACGCATTTTAGGCCGCACATCGGTAGATATCATCAAATCGGGGGGATTTAAGCTGTCGGCACTGGAAATTGAAACGGCACTGCACGAACATCCGGACACGAGCGATGTGGCGGTGCTCGGTGTACCGGACGAAACATGGGGACAACGTGTAGTTGCCGTGATCAGTCTGCGCCCGGACGTAGCACCCGAAACATTTAGCATTCCCAAACTGCTGGTGTGGCTAGAACAGAAGCTTCCAAAGCAAGCCATACCGAAGGAGGTGCGCCTGGTGGAGGAAGTGCCGCGTAATGCGATGGGTAAGATTAACAAAAAGGAACTGACGGCAAAGTTGTACAGCAGCGAAACAACGCCACAACCAAACCCGTCAGTAACCAGTACTGGTGATAAGGGCGGAACAGCGTAA